Within the Comamonadaceae bacterium OTU4NAUVB1 genome, the region TTGGGGACTTCGCGACGACGTGGCATGTTACTAACCTCTTTGCTTCAGTTGGCGCCTGATTCGGCACCGCGAGAGACGACATCGATCTCTCACTTACTCGACCCAGGATCGGGTCACTTCGTTCGATGCACCCGCCAAGGCACGCCGAACACCGCTGAATGGAAACGGAAGGACTTAAGCCTTCTTGGGGCGCTTCGCGCCGTACTTGGAACGCGACTGCTTGCGGTCTTTCACGCCTTGCAGGTCGAGCGAACCGCGCACGATGTGGTAGCGCACGCCGGGCAGGTCCTTGACACGACCGCCGCGGACCAGCACCACGCTGTGTTCCTGCAGGTTGTGGCCTTCACCGCCGATGTAGGAGATGACTTCGAAGCCGTTGGTCAGGCGGACCTTGGCGACCTTGCGGAGCGCCGAGTTGGGCTTCTTGGGCGTCGTGGTGTAGACGCGGGTGCAGACACCGCGACGTTGCGGCGAGTTCTGCATGGCAGGGCTCTTCGAGTTGATCTTTTCGACCGTTCGACCCTGACGCACCAGTTGATTGATGG harbors:
- the rpsL gene encoding 30S ribosomal protein S12 produces the protein MPTINQLVRQGRTVEKINSKSPAMQNSPQRRGVCTRVYTTTPKKPNSALRKVAKVRLTNGFEVISYIGGEGHNLQEHSVVLVRGGRVKDLPGVRYHIVRGSLDLQGVKDRKQSRSKYGAKRPKKA